The genomic segment CCGGCCCATGGACGAACAGCTCATGTCGAAGCCGGCCTTCGCAGCTTTGAAAGCAGCCGATGAACTCGGTCTCGGCGTTCAGGGTGATGCTGTGGCATATCTCAGCGAGGCGCGTCAGACCCTCGACTTTAACCTCAAGCGGCTCGCCTATCGTGCGCGCAACGGCAAGCTCGAAGGTGTTCGGATCGAGGCTGGGCAGCTCGTCGTCACTCCCCTTCCCGGCGATGTACCGGCAGCAGCCGAGGAGTTGAAATGGGAACTGGCCGACATGTACCCGCTGGTCGAGGTGCCCGATCTCCTGACGGAGGTGCATGCCTGGACCGGGTTTGCCGATCGCTTCACCCACATCCGCACCCAGGAACCGCCTGAGAACATTCGAGCTATGTTGGCCGGTGTTCTAGCCGACGCCACCAACCTCGGTGCCAAACGGATGGCTGTGGCTTCGAAAGGCATCAGTGCGCGGGAAATTGCCTGGAAGCGGATCCTCCATACGCGACCTGAGACCTACAAGCTGGCGCAGGCCTGCATCACCGACAGGCATGCGCAGCACCCACATGCCCTGCTCTGGGGCGATGGCTCTACAGCCTCGTCGGATGGACAATTCTTCCAGGCCAGCGATCGCGCAGGCCCGCGGAGCGATGTCAACCTGCACTACGGCAGCGAACCAGGCTCGAAGTTCTACAGCCATCTCTCCGACCAGTACGGCTACTTCAGCATCCTGCCGATCAGCGCCACCGAGAGTGAGGCTCCGTACGTGCTCGATGGCCTGTTCCACCACGAGACGGCACTCGACATCCAGGAGCACTTCACCGACACCGGCGGCGCCAGCGTTATGTGGACAAGTCAAGCGCGTCCTGCGGGTGCATTTCTCGGCATCTGATGGATCAATCCCTTTGTTCGATCGAACGGACCATCCCTTCGTCCCGACCTGCCTTCCCCGATGCGCCGAGGCCGGGCGGCGGTCAAGGATGGCCGCAGGCCACCGCGGAGCGGCGCAGCAGCGTCCTTGAGGGCCGCCCGGCCGTCGGTGCCACGCTGGCTGCAGGCCGGTGACGCTTCGCATCGTGGAGCATGGCGGCGGTCATCCGCCGAGTGGGTCCTCCCCTATGTCTGCCAGCAGCCGCTCGATGCGTGCAGCGACAGCGCAGTGCCGCTCCACCTCGCGCGGCCAGTCGCGCGACCGGGCATCATCGGCGAGCCTCAACTCGACGCTGTGTCGCTCGCGAAGCCGGGAGGCGTATGCGGGCGTCGTCACGAACCGCGGGCATGCCAGGTACAGGTCGCACTCGCATGGCCCCTCCTCGGGCAGGCGCAGGCAGTGTCCGAGTTCGAGTTCGGTCTTCAGAAAGTTGGCCTTCAGCCAGTCGATCGCGTCTGCCGACAGAGTACCGGAGCGCACCGCCTCGGCGCCGGGACCGGCGATCAGGGCTCCCGGACCAAGCACCGTCTGGTAATCACGCAGCACCTCAGGGTCGGAGATTCGGGCGTAGACCATCGACATCCCCGGACTCTGGTGCCCGAGCACGCTCATGATCGTGTCGAGCTTGGCGCCGCGTTCTGCGAGCTGGGTACCGAGCGTGTGTCGGAAGCGATGCGCGCTGATCGTGCCGCGGCCCGACGCGTCCACGAGACCGGCGTTGCGGCAGGCCTGCTGAAGCGCCGTCTCGAAGAGATAGTACGCCGATATCAGCCTGCCCCGCACGACGAAGAGGTGGCGGACCCGGCCGCCGGTCAGTTCGTCGGTGAACCAGCGGTCCGGGGCATCGGCCCGCAACGCCATGACGCCCCGCAGCGCCTCGGCCGCCTCGTCGTGGAGCGGGACCGTGCGCTCCTTGTAGGTTTTGCCCGCCGGCAGACGCAGCCGATATGTGCCGTCGGGGTAGCGGTCCAGGCAGTCGAAGGAGAGGCGGCGGACCTCGCCACGCCGTGCGCCCGACCAGCGCAGCGTCAAGAGCGCTGCGCGCCGATACGGGCACGGCAGCGCCCGGATCGCCTCCATGATACGGTCGAGTTCCGCTTGCGGGATGAAGCGGGGCACCCGGTCGACGACGCGGGGCTTGTCCCGGTAGTCGATGAGCAACTGCCCCGGCCCTTCCCAGCCGAGCACAACGAGATCGCGGAAGAACAGCGCGACATCCGACTTCCTGCCGCGTCGCGTGTGCGTGGCGAGCCGGCGGCCCGTCGTCGGCTGGATGTTCTCGGCCATCGCTGCCAGGAAGCCGAGGACGTGATCACGGGTCACCTGCGCGAAGCTGCGCACCTCGGGTGCTGCGGTCGCGAGATACTCGAGGAGCCGCCGCAGCGAGATCTCTCGGTGGTAGACAGTGTTGGGCCGCAGCATCGGCCTTGAGAAATCCAGCCAACGGTCGACGAGCGCGCGCATCTCGGGCTGAACCGGCGGGCGGAAGGCCCAAGGCGGCATCGTCTTCGCCGGCTGCCGCTCCGACTGGCCGCGGTGGTAGAGGATGACGGCAAGCTGGCCGCCATGCGTGATCCAGCTCTTGGCCCGTCCGCGTCGGTAGGCATCGGCCGAGTCGAAGAACAGGTCGATGCTACTATGCTCCGCGAAGTCGCGGATGGCCGCGAGCAGCCGGTCGATGTGCTCGGCGCGCAGCCGATCGGGATCGCGGACGCCCTCATGCATGGCGATCCGGACGACCGACCACGAGATCGCCTGCCTGATCGCAGCGCGATTGTAGCCCAGCGCCACCCCCTCTTCGACGAGCCGCGGAATGCCGAGATCCATGTCCAATTGGGAGGCCACGACGAGCGGCCGAGTGTTGCCGACAGCGAGCAGCCACGGATAGTCGAGGCGAAGCCGGTCGGTGAGGGCTAGGAAATAGAGATAGGGGCGGGCCTGGTAGGACAGACGGAAGCTGGCCGCCCCCCGGCGCTCGCCACTGAGACGGCCGACCCGCTCGGGCAACGGCCGGGCGAGCCAGGCATGGAGGTCGGGCCAGCAACTTCGGAAGCGCCGATACATCTGCAGCTGCGCGTGCTTGTACTCGGCGCAGATCGGCTGGCGAGCGACGTGGTCGGCGAACTCGGTCTCGTCGCAGTGGTCGGCGAGGACGGGCGCCGGCGGCGGGTTGCCGACGGCGAGCGCCGCCGCCGAGATCGTGCCTGCGGCCCTCACGAGGCCGGCCCGTCCATGCCGAGGGCGCGCCGGTACTCGGCGATCACCATCGGATCCGAGACACGCGTGTACACACGGGTGGACTCGGGTGACGCATGACCGAGCCGGCGCATGAGCGCAAGCTCGCGCATGCCTCCCTCCCACATGCGCGTAGCATGGGTATGCCGGAGAGCATGGGGCGTCACGCGGGGCCCGCGCACACCAGCACGCTCACAGGCGCGCGCGAACAGCTTGGCGAGCGCGACATAGGACAGCGGCTCGCCGCGGCGCCGGCCATGGCCGCCGACGAGGAAGAGGAAGGCGGAGCCAGTGTCACGCGGGCGCTCGAGCGTCACGTAGTCGGCGACCGCGGCGAGCGTTGCCGGTTCGTGCAGGTCGACGACGCGCTCGCGGCGTCCCTTGGCGCGCACCCCGCGCGGATGGTCCTCGCGATGGCGCACGACGACGCGCCTGCGGCCGTAAGCGACATCCTCGAGCTTGAGGCCGAGCGCCTCGCCGGGCCGCAGGCCGCCGTCGAGCATGAGGCGGACGAGCGCGAGATCGCGTCGACAGCACAGCGCAGAAAGGATGGCCGTGACCTCCTCGCCGGACAATGGCCGTGGCACTTGGCGCACCGTCCTTACGGCGAGCGTGCGCCGGATCGGCGCGGTGCGCGCGATGCCCTCGAGGAAGGGGCGGTGCCGATCGACTGAGCGCAGCACGGCGCGCGCCTCGACCTTGGCGATCGGATTAGGACCCGCGTGATGGCCCGCGAGCATGGCCCAGTCATAGAACGCAGAGATGGCGGCGAGCGCGCGGTTGACACTCGCCGGCGACAGCCGTCGTTCGACGTCGATACCAGGGCCTCCGGCCCGCTTGGCGCGGGAGGGTACGGTGCGCAGGTGGATGAGGAGCGCGATCGCACGGACTGGCGTCAGTGTTGTCCAGTCAAGTTCCGCGGTGGTGAGGAAGGTCCAGAGGTGACGCAGATCGTATGCGTAGGCGGCGATGGTGTGCGGCGAGCAGCCGCGCGAGGCCAGATAGCTGAGATAGTCCGTAACGGGCGCGACGGAATTGTCGACAGAATCAACGAGTTCGACCGGGACTGATGACCTGAGGCATCGCCGGACCGTGAACATCGCAGGCCTCCAGACCTGGGTCGGACGCAGCGGGAGAATAGCACTTCCTGCTGTCTCTGTCCGCCGAGTGTCCACATAACCACCGATCACGTGTTTGGTCTCTTTGCTCTGACGGGCCGGCGCTTTGCTCCACGCCTTCGTAATCTCAAGGACCGGAAGCTCCATACCTTCGAGAAGCCGGAGACCTACCCTGCACTCCAGGAACATATCGGCGTGCCGATCAACACCAGTCTGATCATGGAGTACTGGAATGACCTGCTGCATCTGGCGGCCTCCATCCAAACGCGGACGGTTGCTCCCTCGACAATCCTCAAGCGATTGGCGGCCTCCCGCAATCCCAGCCAGCTGGCCCGTGCCTTACGTGAACTCGGTCGTCTCGAACGCACCCTGTTCATGATCGAGTGGTACTCCGACCCTGCACTCCGGCGGCGCTGCCAAGCGGGTCTGAACAAGGGTGAGGCCGCCCACAAGCTGAAACGGGCCGTATTCTTCCATGAGCGTGGTGAGATCCGGGACCGTTCATTCGAAAGCCAGGCGTTCCGAGCATCCGGGCTGAACCTGGTCGTGAGCGCCATTGTTCACTGGAATACGGTCTATCTCGGACGCGCCG from the Microvirga ossetica genome contains:
- a CDS encoding tyrosine-type recombinase/integrase; translated protein: MRAAGTISAAALAVGNPPPAPVLADHCDETEFADHVARQPICAEYKHAQLQMYRRFRSCWPDLHAWLARPLPERVGRLSGERRGAASFRLSYQARPYLYFLALTDRLRLDYPWLLAVGNTRPLVVASQLDMDLGIPRLVEEGVALGYNRAAIRQAISWSVVRIAMHEGVRDPDRLRAEHIDRLLAAIRDFAEHSSIDLFFDSADAYRRGRAKSWITHGGQLAVILYHRGQSERQPAKTMPPWAFRPPVQPEMRALVDRWLDFSRPMLRPNTVYHREISLRRLLEYLATAAPEVRSFAQVTRDHVLGFLAAMAENIQPTTGRRLATHTRRGRKSDVALFFRDLVVLGWEGPGQLLIDYRDKPRVVDRVPRFIPQAELDRIMEAIRALPCPYRRAALLTLRWSGARRGEVRRLSFDCLDRYPDGTYRLRLPAGKTYKERTVPLHDEAAEALRGVMALRADAPDRWFTDELTGGRVRHLFVVRGRLISAYYLFETALQQACRNAGLVDASGRGTISAHRFRHTLGTQLAERGAKLDTIMSVLGHQSPGMSMVYARISDPEVLRDYQTVLGPGALIAGPGAEAVRSGTLSADAIDWLKANFLKTELELGHCLRLPEEGPCECDLYLACPRFVTTPAYASRLRERHSVELRLADDARSRDWPREVERHCAVAARIERLLADIGEDPLGG
- a CDS encoding tyrosine-type recombinase/integrase — translated: MFTVRRCLRSSVPVELVDSVDNSVAPVTDYLSYLASRGCSPHTIAAYAYDLRHLWTFLTTAELDWTTLTPVRAIALLIHLRTVPSRAKRAGGPGIDVERRLSPASVNRALAAISAFYDWAMLAGHHAGPNPIAKVEARAVLRSVDRHRPFLEGIARTAPIRRTLAVRTVRQVPRPLSGEEVTAILSALCCRRDLALVRLMLDGGLRPGEALGLKLEDVAYGRRRVVVRHREDHPRGVRAKGRRERVVDLHEPATLAAVADYVTLERPRDTGSAFLFLVGGHGRRRGEPLSYVALAKLFARACERAGVRGPRVTPHALRHTHATRMWEGGMRELALMRRLGHASPESTRVYTRVSDPMVIAEYRRALGMDGPAS